One window of the Bombus pyrosoma isolate SC7728 linkage group LG5, ASM1482585v1, whole genome shotgun sequence genome contains the following:
- the LOC122567722 gene encoding uncharacterized protein LOC122567722 isoform X1, producing MDSHVGLDYIVDNPDYCVKLATALDTACPSVKKQVVELLSALCVYSQDGRQRAIDTLHAYQKRKNERYRLRIVVEELQNATAEDYRTALLAFINCLVISTPVLKDRIRIRNEFIGLKLLPILNELRKSHAPDLRVQLDVFDDQRETDEELSNHGPPGIDLSSHVDVFYAIFGQIADTPQEIPFLSILQHLLRLDPKDAASDLAWDTAETLVHRATLLENREDATKLLRSPSLQTNLCCHCRGTDQTCGASRKASLSVNNSTTPLPPLPPPPPPPVPVDPSGTSSPTQNRVLPPPPPPPLLTGNATYVDASMDPPPMPPPLHALPVTRVPTPEPPNNHARLLPQQEIPTPKAKMKTINWNKIPNHKVIGKRNIWSLVADEHQNSPMADIDWAEMEGLFCQQVPPVLPAASCSSYGANSDAERRRREPTEIALLDGKRSLNVNIFLKQFRSSNEDIIRLIKDGSHDEIGAEKLRGLLKILPEVDELEMLKSFDGDKSKLGNAEKFFLQLIQVPNYKLRIECMLLKEEFAANMSYLEPSINSMILAGEDLMTNKPLQEVLYMVLVAGNFLNSGGYAGNAAGVKLSSLQKITEIRANKPGMNLIHYVALQAERKRKDLLDFAKGMTTLEAATKTTTEQLNNEFNALDTKIKKIKAQINFPSTETDIQEQMAQFLQIAEREMSQLKRDMEELETLRRSLAEFFCEDSNTFKIEECLKIFHQFCQKFNQAVAENERRRIQEEQILARRKQREEQLLAKKRLLTNNQQQIEAPTSESECNLIGYDPFDLASGLPQRNYGRPDVKIKRLQNGAVTSDEDVSITGSPNIRRRLGSCSGGIVDQQSTKEETYSPDVTPNGTLRRRRSRIPCEDDDGNLMDFLRTSGQDGTRERKSWGSLDRSWARRARGQSRRSDLLNADFSIDRERPSSPSPLLESKPFLQEEETKPAGKAWRQKIEAWLSENEKEDRAGEELQKKARQLHHANRRSYEDSESEGKTNIQIEAGSTHDTYSEVYDWRPSVEKTDVMRTMEAIEEAETHPSQKDKSPWRKSSLNVPNSMEETDPRYSRRLRSRLSAENVLTSSTLQSIKEEERKKNKTTDVVNSNPQDELTIYLRQPYGDSQTAGSRRFSKLKKGADEEKITDKIEIDSDNIETPPATRKLFSPPKEVKPVEKEPCKRERCSSSFQSRDFKNPMSKNVNNTDFGIGNFDRYSAARRTRRYKKNQDSAEKDSKQESMVDAESLEVKPADRPHSLPLSEEEGHGEDSVPSVWQEKSKRQAESSSSFDIDTALAEIARSGEDLQRLSRPLVHRTSRLPVSQPSAVVAVTNTVLSPVMQESRPRESSLTVLAERAVTSRERQRTMIDPSQVKEAIRLTNNPPSQVNECQNVSTCRSRKQSRSFGKNESTSDEIDLAISDSNRCQENAGPDVEVYHDKRAESTLRNQSKIQSVRSNTDGSVFHPRFVPPDINVTTSTPSSFSLLPASGKARDQEMNDEGFEETQSLVSETLSQETSSGNYETDTHDSTRCSPAELGYSGSDNHSPVHTTIDHIQVTEHDPSKSIGDATLKTISSPSPPISKGFEKRAGSMKHTSEKSSFLPKRTNALKRDVAVRNAAESMKRNSNLTFQSNNSQTRNEVERSGSRSSLRSSRSSLNSATSVNTVRNLVPNHAPLRTYTSAICALTNDLRKSPSHSPLPPKSNEKRRTNPRATVTRIPASRSSSSGSSVGPTARTARKSLGSTTDVQKANKGRALFSRSSSSGSGSSMRPQSLPLNRVNVEKVPSSITKSKLIHPRTGTRNHSFMRPTAASVNKGSIPNLPRSIKGLVK from the exons ATGGATTCCCACGTTGGTCTCGACTATATCGTGGATAATCCCGATTACTGCGTCAAGCTCGCCACGg CCTTGGACACAGCGTGTCCCTCGGTTAAGAAGCAAGTGGTAGAATTGCTTTCGGCGCTGTGTGTTTACAGCCAGGATGGAAGACAGAGAGCTATCGATACTCTTCACGCGTATCAG aaaaggaaaaatgaacgaTATCGATTACGAATCGTGGTGGAAGAGTTGCAGAACGCCACTGCCGAAGATTATCGGACCGCACTATTGGCATTCATAAACTGTTTAGTCATCTCTACGCCAGTGCTGAAGGATCGCATAAGAATTCGCAACGAGTTCATCG GTTTGAAGCTTCTTCCGATTTTGAACGAGCTGCG GAAAAGCCACGCACCGGATCTGAGAGTGCAACTCGATGTTTTCGACGACCAACGAGAAACCGACGAGGAATTATCGAATCACGGACCACCTGGAATCGATCTTTCTTCCCATGTGGATGTCTTTTATGCGATCTTTGGACAA ATCGCTGATACACCGCAAGAAATACCATTCTTGAGTATTCTCCAGCATCTGTTACGGCTGGATCCGAAAGATGCTGCTAGCGATCTAGCATGGGATACGGCAGAGACGTTGGTTCATAGAGCTACGCTGTTGGAGAATCGAGAAGACGCTACCAAATTGTTGCGTTCACCTAGTCTTCAG ACGAATCTCTGTTGTCACTGTCGAGGTACCGATCAGACGTGTGGCGCCTCGCGAAAAGCGTCGTTATCGGTGAACAATTCAACGACGCCTCTGCCACCTTTACCgcctcctcctccacctcctgTACCCGTTGATCCGTCAGGTACAAGCTCGCCGACACAAAATCGCGTTTTACCACCACCTCCGCCTCCACCGCTTCTTACCGGCAACGCTACGTACGTCGATGCATCGATGGATCCACCGCCAATGCCGCCGCCGTTGCACGCATTACCGGTCACACGAGTACCCACCCCCGAGCCGCCGAATAATCACGCGAGACTACTGCCACAACAGGAAATACCCACCCCCAAGGCAAAAATGAAAACCATCAATTGGAACAAGATACCAAATCACAAG GTGATCGGAAAGCGCAACATTTGGTCTCTGGTTGCCGATGAGCATCAGAATTCTCCCATGGCGGATATAGATTGGGCAGAGATGGAAGGGCTGTTTTGTCAACAAGTGCCGCCGGTATTACCAGCCGCCTCGTGCTCCTCCTACGGAGCAAACTCCGATGCCGAGAGACGACGTAGGGAACCGACTGAG ATCGCGCTTCTCGATGGCAAGAGGAGTTTGAACGTTAATATATTCCTAAAACAGTTCCGAAG CTCGAACGAAGATATTATTCGGCTTATAAAGGACGGCAGTCACGACGAGATCGGGGCGGAAAAGTTGCGCGGCCTTCTAAAAATTTTACCAGAGGTCGACGAACTGGAAATGCTCAAGAGCTTCGACGGGGACAAGTCGAAGCTCGGAAATGCCGAGAAATTCTTTCTGCAACTGATTCAAGTACCAAA TTACAAACTACGCATAGAATGCATGCTGCTGAAGGAAGAATTCGCCGCTAATATGAGCTATTTAGAACCAAGCATCAATTCGATGATCCTAGCTGGTGAAGACTTAATGACGAACAAGCCACTTCAAGAGGTGTTGTACATGGTTCTGGTGGCCGGAAACTTCCTCAATTCG GGTGGTTACGCTGGGAACGCCGCCGGAGTAAAGTTATCCTCTTTGCAAAAAATAACTGAAATTCGAGCGAATAAACCAGGAATGAACCTTATACATTACGTAGCTCTG CAAGCcgaaaggaagaggaaggatTTGTTGGATTTCGCAAAGGGTATGACCACTCTGGAAGCCGCTACGAA GACCACAACGGAGCAATTAAACAACGAATTTAACGCACTCGACACAAAGATCAAAAAGATCAAGGCACAGATTAATTTTCCTTCGACGGAAACCGACATACAGGAACAGATGGCACAATTTTTGCAG ATAGCGGAACGAGAAATGAGTCAATTGAAACGAGACATGGAAGAACTCGAAACGTTAAGACGATCGCTCGCCGAATTTTTCTGCGAAGACAGCAACACTTTCAAGATCGAGGAATGCCTCAAGATATTCCATCAATTTTGTCAAAAGTTTAATCAGGCTGTCGCAGAAAACGAGAGACGTAGAATTCAAGAGGAACAGATATTGGCAAGGCGCAAACAACGAGAAGAACAACTTTTGGCTAAAAAACGACTAC TGACCAATAACCAACAACAAATCGAGGCGCCAACCTCTGAATCTGAATGCAATTTAATTGGTTACGATCCTTTCGATCTTGCTAGCGGTTTACCTCAAAGGAATTACGGTCGTCCCGACGTTAAG ATCAAAAGACTGCAAAATGGGGCTGTCACTTCCGACGAAGATGTCTCGATAACCGGATCGCCTAATATTCGACGACGTTTAGGTTCTTGTTCCGGCGGAATCGTCGACCAGCAATCTACCAAAGAAGAAACTTACTCGCCAG ATGTTACCCCGAACGGTACCCTTCGTCGTCGAAGAAGTCGAATACCCTGCGAGGATGACGATGGTAATTTAATGGACTTCTTAAGGACGTCGGGTCAAGACGGCACTCGTGAAAGAAAATCCTGGGGTAGCTTAG ATCGGTCGTGGGCAAGAAGAGCACGCGGCCAGTCTCGCAGAAGCGATCTATTAAACGCAGAtttctcgatcgatcgcgaaagGCCAAGTTCTCCGTCACCTTTACTCGAGAGCAAACCTTTCTTGcaagaggaagaaacgaaaccgGCAGG GAAAGCATGGCGGCAGAAGATCGAGGCATGGTTATCGGAGAACGAAAAGGAAGACCGTGCAGGCGAAGAGCTACAGAAAAAAGCAAGACAGTTGCACCATGCGAATCGACGCTCCTACGAAGACTCTG AGAGCGAAGGCAAGACGAATATTCAAATCGAAGCTGGTTCCACCCACGATACGTACTCGGAAGTTTACGACTGGCGCCCGTCCGTTGAGAAGACAGATGTGATGCGCACGATGGAAGCTATCGAAG AAGCCGAGACGCATCCATCGCAAAAGGATAAATCTCCTTGGCGAAAGTCGAGCCTAAACGTACCAAATAGTATGGAAGAGACTGACCCGCGTTATTCTCGCAGGCTAAGATCACGACTCAGCGCAGAAAACGTGTTAACATCCAGCACCCTGCAG TCGAtcaaagaggaagagaggaagaagaataagaCTACCGACGTCGTGAATTCAAACCCTCAAGATGAGTTAACGATTTATCTAAGACAACCTTACGGCGACTCTCAAACCGCTGGATCGCGGAGATTTTCGAAACTGAAGAAAGGCGCTGACGAAGAGAAGATCACCGACAAGATCGAGATCGATTCTGATAATATAGAAACACCTCCAGCAACTAGAAAGTTATTCAGCCCACCGAAAGAAGTGAAGCCAGTTGAGAAAGAACCGTGTAAAAGAGAACGTTGCAGCAGCTCCTTTCAAAGCAGAGACTTTAAGAATCCAATgtcgaaaaatgtaaataacacAGACTTCGGAATAG GCAATTTTGATCGTTACTCGGCGGCAAGGAGAACACGAAGATACAAAAAGAATCAAGACTCGGCAGAGAAAGACTCGAAACAAGAGTCGATGGTCGATGCCGAGTCGTTGGAAGTGAAACCAGCTGACCGTCCGCATTCTTTGCCACTGTCGGAAGAAGAAGGACACGGCGAAGATTCTGTACCATCCGTTTGGCAAGAGAAATCGAAACGGCAGGCGGAATCCTCGAGTTCGTTCGATATCGACACTGCATTGGCAGAGATCGCTCGTTCCGGCGAAGATCTTCAACGATTGTCGCGACCATTGGTGCACCGAACCTCGAGGCTACCGGTCAGTCAACCGTCAGCCGTCGTCGCCGTAACCAACACCGTTCTAAGTCCCGTGATGCAAGAGTCTCGACCTCGAGAATCCTCGTTGACCGTTCTCGCGGAAAGAGCTGTAACTAGCCGCGAACGACAGAGGACCATGATCGATCCTAGTCAGGTAAAAGAGGCGATCAGACTGACCAACAATCCGCCGAGTCAGGTGAATGAATGTCAAAACGTCTCAACGTGCCGATCTCGAAAGCAATCGCGATCTTTTGGAAAAAACGAATCCACGAGTGATGAAATCGATCTAGCCATTTCCGATTCGAATCGTTGCCAAGAAAACGCAGGTCCCGACGTCGAGGTTTACCACGACAAACGAGCCGAATCGACGCTGCGAAACCAAAGCAAGATACAATCCGTACGATCAAACACGGACGGTTCGGTCTTTCATCCTAGATTCGTGCCGCCTGATATAAATGTCACCACCTCTACCccctcctctttttctttgttgccTGCTTCCGGAAAAGCTCGAGATCAAGAGATGAACGACGAAGGTTTCGAGGAAACGCAGAGTTTAGTTTCCGAAACCCTCAGTCAAGAAACGTCCTCCGGAAATTACGAGACGGATACCCACGATTCGACGCGATGCTCTCCAGCCGAATTAGGCTATTCTGGAAGCGATAATCATTCTCCCGTTCACACCACCATCGACCACATCCAGGTAACCGAACATGATCCGAGCAAATCGATCGGAGATGCGACGTTAAAAACAATATCATCGCCGTCACCACCGATCTCGAAAGGGTTCGAGAAACGAGCGGGCTCGATGAAACACACCAGCGAGAAGTCTAGCTTCCTTCCGAAACGAACAAACGCCTTAAAGCGGGACGTTGCAGTGAGGAATGCGGCGGagtcgatgaaacgaaattcaaaTCTGACGTTCCAATCGAACAACAGTCAGACAAGGAACGAGGTAGAACGTTCGGGATCGAGAAGCAGTCTTCGTAGTTCGCGAAGTTCCTTAAATAGCGCCACGTCGGTAAACACCGTACGAAATTTAGTTCCGAATCACGCACCTCTTCGTACTTACACGTCAGCGATTTGCGCGTTAACCAACGATTTGCGAAAAAGTCCGTCGCATAGTCCGTTACCGCCGAAAAGCAACGAAAAACGTCGAACGAATCCACGCGCGACGGTCACTAGAATACCAGCGAGCAGAAGCAGTAGCAGCGGAAGCAGCGTGGGTCCAACTGCGAGAACCGCTCGCAAGTCTCTCGGG TCAACCACCGATGTGCAAAAAGCAAACAAAGGACGAGCGCTCTTCTCGCGTAGTAGCAGCAGCGGAAGCGGCAGTAGCATGCGTCCACAGTCTTTGCCATTAAATCGTGTAAACGTCGAAAAGGTGCCATCGTCCATCACTAAAAGTAAGTTGATTCACCCAAGAACTGGAACCAGAAATCACAGTTTTATGAGACCGACAGCCGCAAGTGTGAACAAAGGTTCCATTCCGAATCTACCCAGGAGCATCAAAGGTTTGGTCAAGTAA
- the LOC122567722 gene encoding uncharacterized protein LOC122567722 isoform X2 encodes MDSHVGLDYIVDNPDYCVKLATALDTACPSVKKQVVELLSALCVYSQDGRQRAIDTLHAYQKRKNERYRLRIVVEELQNATAEDYRTALLAFINCLVISTPVLKDRIRIRNEFIGLKLLPILNELRKSHAPDLRVQLDVFDDQRETDEELSNHGPPGIDLSSHVDVFYAIFGQIADTPQEIPFLSILQHLLRLDPKDAASDLAWDTAETLVHRATLLENREDATKLLRSPSLQTNLCCHCRGTDQTCGASRKASLSVNNSTTPLPPLPPPPPPPVPVDPSGTSSPTQNRVLPPPPPPPLLTGNATYVDASMDPPPMPPPLHALPVTRVPTPEPPNNHARLLPQQEIPTPKAKMKTINWNKIPNHKVIGKRNIWSLVADEHQNSPMADIDWAEMEGLFCQQVPPVLPAASCSSYGANSDAERRRREPTEIALLDGKRSLNVNIFLKQFRSSNEDIIRLIKDGSHDEIGAEKLRGLLKILPEVDELEMLKSFDGDKSKLGNAEKFFLQLIQVPNYKLRIECMLLKEEFAANMSYLEPSINSMILAGEDLMTNKPLQEVLYMVLVAGNFLNSGGYAGNAAGVKLSSLQKITEIRANKPGMNLIHYVALQAERKRKDLLDFAKGMTTLEAATKTTTEQLNNEFNALDTKIKKIKAQINFPSTETDIQEQMAQFLQIAEREMSQLKRDMEELETLRRSLAEFFCEDSNTFKIEECLKIFHQFCQKFNQAVAENERRRIQEEQILARRKQREEQLLAKKRLLTNNQQQIEAPTSESECNLIGYDPFDLASGLPQRNYGRPDVKIKRLQNGAVTSDEDVSITGSPNIRRRLGSCSGGIVDQQSTKEETYSPDVTPNGTLRRRRSRIPCEDDDGNLMDFLRTSGQDGTRERKSWGSLDRSWARRARGQSRRSDLLNADFSIDRERPSSPSPLLESKPFLQEEETKPAGKAWRQKIEAWLSENEKEDRAGEELQKKARQLHHANRRSYEDSESEGKTNIQIEAGSTHDTYSEVYDWRPSVEKTDVMRTMEAIEAETHPSQKDKSPWRKSSLNVPNSMEETDPRYSRRLRSRLSAENVLTSSTLQSIKEEERKKNKTTDVVNSNPQDELTIYLRQPYGDSQTAGSRRFSKLKKGADEEKITDKIEIDSDNIETPPATRKLFSPPKEVKPVEKEPCKRERCSSSFQSRDFKNPMSKNVNNTDFGIGNFDRYSAARRTRRYKKNQDSAEKDSKQESMVDAESLEVKPADRPHSLPLSEEEGHGEDSVPSVWQEKSKRQAESSSSFDIDTALAEIARSGEDLQRLSRPLVHRTSRLPVSQPSAVVAVTNTVLSPVMQESRPRESSLTVLAERAVTSRERQRTMIDPSQVKEAIRLTNNPPSQVNECQNVSTCRSRKQSRSFGKNESTSDEIDLAISDSNRCQENAGPDVEVYHDKRAESTLRNQSKIQSVRSNTDGSVFHPRFVPPDINVTTSTPSSFSLLPASGKARDQEMNDEGFEETQSLVSETLSQETSSGNYETDTHDSTRCSPAELGYSGSDNHSPVHTTIDHIQVTEHDPSKSIGDATLKTISSPSPPISKGFEKRAGSMKHTSEKSSFLPKRTNALKRDVAVRNAAESMKRNSNLTFQSNNSQTRNEVERSGSRSSLRSSRSSLNSATSVNTVRNLVPNHAPLRTYTSAICALTNDLRKSPSHSPLPPKSNEKRRTNPRATVTRIPASRSSSSGSSVGPTARTARKSLGSTTDVQKANKGRALFSRSSSSGSGSSMRPQSLPLNRVNVEKVPSSITKSKLIHPRTGTRNHSFMRPTAASVNKGSIPNLPRSIKGLVK; translated from the exons ATGGATTCCCACGTTGGTCTCGACTATATCGTGGATAATCCCGATTACTGCGTCAAGCTCGCCACGg CCTTGGACACAGCGTGTCCCTCGGTTAAGAAGCAAGTGGTAGAATTGCTTTCGGCGCTGTGTGTTTACAGCCAGGATGGAAGACAGAGAGCTATCGATACTCTTCACGCGTATCAG aaaaggaaaaatgaacgaTATCGATTACGAATCGTGGTGGAAGAGTTGCAGAACGCCACTGCCGAAGATTATCGGACCGCACTATTGGCATTCATAAACTGTTTAGTCATCTCTACGCCAGTGCTGAAGGATCGCATAAGAATTCGCAACGAGTTCATCG GTTTGAAGCTTCTTCCGATTTTGAACGAGCTGCG GAAAAGCCACGCACCGGATCTGAGAGTGCAACTCGATGTTTTCGACGACCAACGAGAAACCGACGAGGAATTATCGAATCACGGACCACCTGGAATCGATCTTTCTTCCCATGTGGATGTCTTTTATGCGATCTTTGGACAA ATCGCTGATACACCGCAAGAAATACCATTCTTGAGTATTCTCCAGCATCTGTTACGGCTGGATCCGAAAGATGCTGCTAGCGATCTAGCATGGGATACGGCAGAGACGTTGGTTCATAGAGCTACGCTGTTGGAGAATCGAGAAGACGCTACCAAATTGTTGCGTTCACCTAGTCTTCAG ACGAATCTCTGTTGTCACTGTCGAGGTACCGATCAGACGTGTGGCGCCTCGCGAAAAGCGTCGTTATCGGTGAACAATTCAACGACGCCTCTGCCACCTTTACCgcctcctcctccacctcctgTACCCGTTGATCCGTCAGGTACAAGCTCGCCGACACAAAATCGCGTTTTACCACCACCTCCGCCTCCACCGCTTCTTACCGGCAACGCTACGTACGTCGATGCATCGATGGATCCACCGCCAATGCCGCCGCCGTTGCACGCATTACCGGTCACACGAGTACCCACCCCCGAGCCGCCGAATAATCACGCGAGACTACTGCCACAACAGGAAATACCCACCCCCAAGGCAAAAATGAAAACCATCAATTGGAACAAGATACCAAATCACAAG GTGATCGGAAAGCGCAACATTTGGTCTCTGGTTGCCGATGAGCATCAGAATTCTCCCATGGCGGATATAGATTGGGCAGAGATGGAAGGGCTGTTTTGTCAACAAGTGCCGCCGGTATTACCAGCCGCCTCGTGCTCCTCCTACGGAGCAAACTCCGATGCCGAGAGACGACGTAGGGAACCGACTGAG ATCGCGCTTCTCGATGGCAAGAGGAGTTTGAACGTTAATATATTCCTAAAACAGTTCCGAAG CTCGAACGAAGATATTATTCGGCTTATAAAGGACGGCAGTCACGACGAGATCGGGGCGGAAAAGTTGCGCGGCCTTCTAAAAATTTTACCAGAGGTCGACGAACTGGAAATGCTCAAGAGCTTCGACGGGGACAAGTCGAAGCTCGGAAATGCCGAGAAATTCTTTCTGCAACTGATTCAAGTACCAAA TTACAAACTACGCATAGAATGCATGCTGCTGAAGGAAGAATTCGCCGCTAATATGAGCTATTTAGAACCAAGCATCAATTCGATGATCCTAGCTGGTGAAGACTTAATGACGAACAAGCCACTTCAAGAGGTGTTGTACATGGTTCTGGTGGCCGGAAACTTCCTCAATTCG GGTGGTTACGCTGGGAACGCCGCCGGAGTAAAGTTATCCTCTTTGCAAAAAATAACTGAAATTCGAGCGAATAAACCAGGAATGAACCTTATACATTACGTAGCTCTG CAAGCcgaaaggaagaggaaggatTTGTTGGATTTCGCAAAGGGTATGACCACTCTGGAAGCCGCTACGAA GACCACAACGGAGCAATTAAACAACGAATTTAACGCACTCGACACAAAGATCAAAAAGATCAAGGCACAGATTAATTTTCCTTCGACGGAAACCGACATACAGGAACAGATGGCACAATTTTTGCAG ATAGCGGAACGAGAAATGAGTCAATTGAAACGAGACATGGAAGAACTCGAAACGTTAAGACGATCGCTCGCCGAATTTTTCTGCGAAGACAGCAACACTTTCAAGATCGAGGAATGCCTCAAGATATTCCATCAATTTTGTCAAAAGTTTAATCAGGCTGTCGCAGAAAACGAGAGACGTAGAATTCAAGAGGAACAGATATTGGCAAGGCGCAAACAACGAGAAGAACAACTTTTGGCTAAAAAACGACTAC TGACCAATAACCAACAACAAATCGAGGCGCCAACCTCTGAATCTGAATGCAATTTAATTGGTTACGATCCTTTCGATCTTGCTAGCGGTTTACCTCAAAGGAATTACGGTCGTCCCGACGTTAAG ATCAAAAGACTGCAAAATGGGGCTGTCACTTCCGACGAAGATGTCTCGATAACCGGATCGCCTAATATTCGACGACGTTTAGGTTCTTGTTCCGGCGGAATCGTCGACCAGCAATCTACCAAAGAAGAAACTTACTCGCCAG ATGTTACCCCGAACGGTACCCTTCGTCGTCGAAGAAGTCGAATACCCTGCGAGGATGACGATGGTAATTTAATGGACTTCTTAAGGACGTCGGGTCAAGACGGCACTCGTGAAAGAAAATCCTGGGGTAGCTTAG ATCGGTCGTGGGCAAGAAGAGCACGCGGCCAGTCTCGCAGAAGCGATCTATTAAACGCAGAtttctcgatcgatcgcgaaagGCCAAGTTCTCCGTCACCTTTACTCGAGAGCAAACCTTTCTTGcaagaggaagaaacgaaaccgGCAGG GAAAGCATGGCGGCAGAAGATCGAGGCATGGTTATCGGAGAACGAAAAGGAAGACCGTGCAGGCGAAGAGCTACAGAAAAAAGCAAGACAGTTGCACCATGCGAATCGACGCTCCTACGAAGACTCTG AGAGCGAAGGCAAGACGAATATTCAAATCGAAGCTGGTTCCACCCACGATACGTACTCGGAAGTTTACGACTGGCGCCCGTCCGTTGAGAAGACAGATGTGATGCGCACGATGGAAGCTATCGAAG CCGAGACGCATCCATCGCAAAAGGATAAATCTCCTTGGCGAAAGTCGAGCCTAAACGTACCAAATAGTATGGAAGAGACTGACCCGCGTTATTCTCGCAGGCTAAGATCACGACTCAGCGCAGAAAACGTGTTAACATCCAGCACCCTGCAG TCGAtcaaagaggaagagaggaagaagaataagaCTACCGACGTCGTGAATTCAAACCCTCAAGATGAGTTAACGATTTATCTAAGACAACCTTACGGCGACTCTCAAACCGCTGGATCGCGGAGATTTTCGAAACTGAAGAAAGGCGCTGACGAAGAGAAGATCACCGACAAGATCGAGATCGATTCTGATAATATAGAAACACCTCCAGCAACTAGAAAGTTATTCAGCCCACCGAAAGAAGTGAAGCCAGTTGAGAAAGAACCGTGTAAAAGAGAACGTTGCAGCAGCTCCTTTCAAAGCAGAGACTTTAAGAATCCAATgtcgaaaaatgtaaataacacAGACTTCGGAATAG GCAATTTTGATCGTTACTCGGCGGCAAGGAGAACACGAAGATACAAAAAGAATCAAGACTCGGCAGAGAAAGACTCGAAACAAGAGTCGATGGTCGATGCCGAGTCGTTGGAAGTGAAACCAGCTGACCGTCCGCATTCTTTGCCACTGTCGGAAGAAGAAGGACACGGCGAAGATTCTGTACCATCCGTTTGGCAAGAGAAATCGAAACGGCAGGCGGAATCCTCGAGTTCGTTCGATATCGACACTGCATTGGCAGAGATCGCTCGTTCCGGCGAAGATCTTCAACGATTGTCGCGACCATTGGTGCACCGAACCTCGAGGCTACCGGTCAGTCAACCGTCAGCCGTCGTCGCCGTAACCAACACCGTTCTAAGTCCCGTGATGCAAGAGTCTCGACCTCGAGAATCCTCGTTGACCGTTCTCGCGGAAAGAGCTGTAACTAGCCGCGAACGACAGAGGACCATGATCGATCCTAGTCAGGTAAAAGAGGCGATCAGACTGACCAACAATCCGCCGAGTCAGGTGAATGAATGTCAAAACGTCTCAACGTGCCGATCTCGAAAGCAATCGCGATCTTTTGGAAAAAACGAATCCACGAGTGATGAAATCGATCTAGCCATTTCCGATTCGAATCGTTGCCAAGAAAACGCAGGTCCCGACGTCGAGGTTTACCACGACAAACGAGCCGAATCGACGCTGCGAAACCAAAGCAAGATACAATCCGTACGATCAAACACGGACGGTTCGGTCTTTCATCCTAGATTCGTGCCGCCTGATATAAATGTCACCACCTCTACCccctcctctttttctttgttgccTGCTTCCGGAAAAGCTCGAGATCAAGAGATGAACGACGAAGGTTTCGAGGAAACGCAGAGTTTAGTTTCCGAAACCCTCAGTCAAGAAACGTCCTCCGGAAATTACGAGACGGATACCCACGATTCGACGCGATGCTCTCCAGCCGAATTAGGCTATTCTGGAAGCGATAATCATTCTCCCGTTCACACCACCATCGACCACATCCAGGTAACCGAACATGATCCGAGCAAATCGATCGGAGATGCGACGTTAAAAACAATATCATCGCCGTCACCACCGATCTCGAAAGGGTTCGAGAAACGAGCGGGCTCGATGAAACACACCAGCGAGAAGTCTAGCTTCCTTCCGAAACGAACAAACGCCTTAAAGCGGGACGTTGCAGTGAGGAATGCGGCGGagtcgatgaaacgaaattcaaaTCTGACGTTCCAATCGAACAACAGTCAGACAAGGAACGAGGTAGAACGTTCGGGATCGAGAAGCAGTCTTCGTAGTTCGCGAAGTTCCTTAAATAGCGCCACGTCGGTAAACACCGTACGAAATTTAGTTCCGAATCACGCACCTCTTCGTACTTACACGTCAGCGATTTGCGCGTTAACCAACGATTTGCGAAAAAGTCCGTCGCATAGTCCGTTACCGCCGAAAAGCAACGAAAAACGTCGAACGAATCCACGCGCGACGGTCACTAGAATACCAGCGAGCAGAAGCAGTAGCAGCGGAAGCAGCGTGGGTCCAACTGCGAGAACCGCTCGCAAGTCTCTCGGG TCAACCACCGATGTGCAAAAAGCAAACAAAGGACGAGCGCTCTTCTCGCGTAGTAGCAGCAGCGGAAGCGGCAGTAGCATGCGTCCACAGTCTTTGCCATTAAATCGTGTAAACGTCGAAAAGGTGCCATCGTCCATCACTAAAAGTAAGTTGATTCACCCAAGAACTGGAACCAGAAATCACAGTTTTATGAGACCGACAGCCGCAAGTGTGAACAAAGGTTCCATTCCGAATCTACCCAGGAGCATCAAAGGTTTGGTCAAGTAA